One part of the Sulfolobus tengchongensis genome encodes these proteins:
- a CDS encoding DEAD/DEAH box helicase: MINVTNEFLVRLKKLGYEDLTPIQKVAIPKIVSGKHTLIIAPTGFGKTEAAVLPIFYSVFKNKPPKISTLYITPLRALNRDLEGRLKKLGDAFNINVSVRHGDSSQKERKEILENPPDMLIVTPETLLYLILNDVFRRYFENLKWIVIDELQEMLDEKRGIELSVLIQRLKRISKNRIQLIGISATIGNIELAKRYLNKEGDVDVASIDTIKSMEISLILPKADERYLDLSAKLGLRPDTIARLEKLNEIIRDNKPIIIFTNTRETSEFLASQLSNIYELKVAPHHGSLSREVRIKTENDFKNGNIDAIIATSSLELGIDIGKVNLVVQYMSPRQVIRLIQRIGRSGHKIGKTSKGYIIPSDDMFDILESKAIIDSLNSGFLEKPLIEENPLDVASHEIAGMVLEGYKDPKEILSILHDSFYFRTFTNEMLDNLLEILESAKIIKKREDGTLAPGRRIWKYYYGTNMIPDSIRNYLVIDHSTNIKIGTLDEEFVASLEEDSVFILGSKLWKVISIENDKIYVERTELKTGILPSWFGESIPVEKEISKKVYEYIYAIEYDKFKEEIDNNIVDTIKRHIERGYPELRPDLILIEVIKNNLVIIHSPFGTRGNNTVGCIISSLLNREKKTKTSYRSDAYHIAISSVIPITKDDIEKIISIIVSLPINEIIEILREGIKESPQFKWKLLVEIKRFGMIDPEKEITLTSSIIKAYGDTIVGEEAINELIVKNYDIEIISELKKYTWKVVEVYEASPIAKHFLDKILNFTSIEDEDKPLMIEIFKKKLENKEVKLICLSCGWSSTYTVINIPNKCPKCSSVFLTACSPDDNESLSIVRKAIKGDKLTNKEKRKLEQLKIVASFFPDYGKYTLIALVTNGVGPSNLGRVLSKLSEGENEFYMSLIEEERRFIKTRKYWH, from the coding sequence ATGATAAATGTAACCAATGAATTCTTGGTAAGACTAAAGAAGCTTGGTTACGAGGACTTAACTCCAATACAAAAAGTTGCTATTCCTAAGATAGTCTCTGGAAAACACACTTTGATTATAGCACCAACGGGATTTGGTAAAACTGAAGCTGCAGTATTGCCCATCTTTTATAGCGTCTTTAAGAATAAACCTCCTAAAATATCAACCCTTTATATAACGCCTTTGAGGGCTCTAAATAGGGATCTAGAAGGGAGGTTGAAAAAATTAGGTGATGCATTTAATATTAATGTAAGTGTAAGACATGGAGATTCCTCACAAAAAGAAAGAAAGGAAATTCTGGAAAATCCTCCGGATATGTTAATAGTAACACCAGAGACCCTATTATACTTGATACTAAATGATGTTTTTAGGAGATATTTTGAAAATCTAAAATGGATAGTGATAGATGAGCTACAAGAAATGTTAGATGAAAAGAGAGGAATAGAACTTTCTGTTCTTATTCAAAGGCTCAAGAGGATATCCAAAAATAGAATACAATTAATAGGAATTTCTGCTACAATTGGCAACATAGAATTAGCTAAAAGATATTTAAATAAAGAGGGCGACGTAGATGTAGCCAGTATCGATACAATAAAAAGTATGGAGATTAGCTTAATATTGCCAAAAGCAGATGAGAGGTATTTAGATCTATCAGCAAAGTTGGGATTAAGGCCAGATACTATAGCTAGACTTGAAAAACTTAATGAAATAATAAGGGATAATAAACCAATAATAATATTCACAAATACAAGAGAAACCAGTGAATTCTTAGCCAGCCAGCTTTCAAATATCTACGAATTAAAGGTAGCTCCTCACCACGGCTCGCTATCTAGAGAAGTTAGGATTAAAACAGAAAATGATTTCAAAAACGGAAATATAGATGCAATAATTGCTACATCGAGTTTAGAGCTTGGAATAGATATTGGAAAGGTTAATTTAGTAGTTCAGTATATGTCACCACGGCAAGTAATTAGATTAATTCAAAGAATAGGTAGAAGTGGGCATAAAATAGGTAAAACTTCTAAAGGTTATATTATACCTTCTGACGATATGTTTGATATCTTGGAATCTAAGGCAATAATAGATTCTCTTAATTCAGGATTTTTAGAGAAACCATTAATTGAAGAAAATCCCTTAGATGTTGCATCACATGAAATAGCAGGAATGGTATTAGAGGGCTATAAAGATCCAAAGGAAATCTTAAGTATTTTACATGACTCGTTCTACTTTAGAACTTTCACAAACGAAATGTTAGATAATCTCCTTGAGATCTTAGAGTCGGCCAAGATAATTAAAAAAAGAGAAGACGGGACTTTAGCTCCCGGAAGGAGAATATGGAAATACTATTATGGGACTAATATGATACCAGATTCTATAAGAAATTACTTAGTAATAGACCATTCTACAAACATAAAGATAGGCACATTAGATGAGGAATTCGTCGCCTCACTAGAAGAAGATAGTGTATTTATTTTAGGCAGTAAATTATGGAAGGTAATTTCTATAGAAAACGATAAGATTTATGTAGAAAGAACTGAATTAAAAACTGGAATTTTACCAAGTTGGTTCGGAGAATCTATACCAGTTGAGAAGGAAATCTCAAAGAAAGTTTATGAATATATTTATGCAATAGAATATGATAAATTTAAAGAGGAAATAGATAATAATATAGTGGATACAATAAAAAGACATATAGAAAGAGGGTATCCAGAATTAAGACCTGATCTTATACTTATCGAAGTTATAAAAAATAACTTGGTAATAATTCATTCACCATTTGGCACGCGAGGAAATAATACAGTTGGATGCATTATTTCAAGTTTGTTAAACAGAGAGAAGAAAACCAAAACCTCATATAGATCAGACGCCTATCATATTGCAATATCCTCAGTTATACCTATAACTAAGGATGATATAGAGAAAATAATAAGCATCATAGTTTCATTGCCGATAAATGAAATAATAGAAATACTAAGGGAAGGTATAAAGGAAAGCCCGCAATTTAAATGGAAGTTATTAGTGGAAATAAAAAGATTTGGTATGATTGATCCGGAAAAGGAAATAACTCTCACATCCTCAATTATAAAAGCCTATGGAGATACGATAGTTGGAGAAGAAGCAATAAATGAACTAATAGTTAAGAATTATGATATAGAGATAATTAGCGAATTAAAGAAGTACACGTGGAAGGTAGTAGAAGTTTATGAGGCATCACCAATTGCTAAGCATTTCCTTGATAAAATTTTGAATTTCACTTCCATAGAGGATGAGGATAAACCACTTATGATAGAAATTTTCAAGAAAAAGCTTGAAAATAAAGAGGTAAAATTAATTTGCTTATCATGCGGATGGAGTTCTACATATACAGTGATTAATATACCAAATAAGTGTCCAAAATGTTCTTCAGTATTTCTAACTGCGTGTAGCCCAGACGATAATGAGTCATTATCAATAGTTAGAAAAGCGATAAAGGGTGATAAACTAACAAACAAGGAAAAGAGGAAATTAGAACAGCTAAAAATTGTTGCATCTTTCTTTCCAGATTATGGTAAATATACATTAATAGCTCTCGTAACCAATGGTGTAGGTCCTAGTAACTTAGGAAGAGTATTAAGTAAATTAAGTGAGGGAGAAAATGAATTTTACATGAGTCTAATTGAGGAAGAGAGAAGGTTTATAAAAACAAGAAAATACTGGCACTAA
- a CDS encoding 50S ribosomal protein L14e, giving the protein MPAIEVGRICVKLKGREAGSKCVIVDIIDDNFVLVTGPKDINGVKRRRTNILHLEPTDKKIEIQKGASDDEVKKKLQEAGLIDYMKEKIKVKLPAL; this is encoded by the coding sequence ATGCCCGCAATTGAAGTTGGAAGAATATGTGTCAAATTAAAGGGAAGAGAAGCAGGAAGTAAGTGTGTGATTGTGGATATAATAGATGATAATTTTGTTTTAGTTACTGGTCCAAAAGATATAAATGGAGTAAAAAGAAGAAGAACTAATATACTGCATTTAGAGCCGACTGATAAAAAAATAGAAATACAAAAAGGAGCATCAGATGACGAGGTAAAGAAGAAACTGCAAGAAGCTGGATTAATTGACTACATGAAAGAAAAAATAAAGGTTAAATTACCTGCATTGTGA
- a CDS encoding tRNA pseudouridine synthase A produces MILNDFIYKIDNFCTYKNEWIIRKESETSDKYGYYPEKRPIEVHIKNSILNLDKPPGPTSHEVAYWVKKMLGVNRAGHGGTLEPI; encoded by the coding sequence ATGATTTTAAACGATTTCATTTACAAAATAGACAATTTTTGCACATACAAAAATGAATGGATAATAAGGAAAGAAAGTGAAACATCAGATAAATACGGTTATTATCCAGAGAAGAGGCCCATAGAAGTACATATTAAGAATTCAATATTAAATCTTGATAAACCTCCGGGTCCAACAAGCCATGAGGTCGCATATTGGGTTAAAAAGATGTTGGGTGTAAATAGGGCAGGCCATGGGGGGACCCTAGAGCCCATATAA
- a CDS encoding RNA-guided pseudouridylation complex pseudouridine synthase subunit Cbf5 — protein sequence MPIGIENATKIMSYITKGGKEYICVMQVHCEFDKDKLTEVINLFKGEIYQRPPVRSSVKRRLRIRTIYDIEILDIDKKMVLLRISSDSGTYMRKLCHDIGIIYGCGAHMRELRRTRSGIFTETTNLVKLQDFSEALYLYKNCKDETDLRRVLIPMEYATCGMPKIVIEDNAVNAIAYGAQLAVPGIVAYQNFNKNETVALLTLKGELVAIGTAVMNSKDLANAKKGIVANLSRVFMQRDIYPKAWKKHER from the coding sequence TTGCCAATAGGCATAGAAAACGCCACAAAAATAATGAGCTATATAACTAAAGGGGGAAAGGAATACATATGTGTAATGCAAGTTCATTGTGAATTTGATAAAGATAAGCTTACTGAGGTCATAAACTTATTTAAAGGAGAAATATATCAAAGACCACCAGTACGATCTTCAGTAAAAAGAAGATTGAGAATTAGAACAATATATGATATAGAGATACTCGATATAGATAAGAAAATGGTTCTGTTAAGAATAAGCTCTGATTCCGGAACTTATATGAGAAAACTATGCCATGATATAGGAATAATTTATGGATGTGGCGCGCACATGAGAGAATTAAGAAGAACACGGTCTGGAATTTTCACGGAAACAACGAATTTAGTTAAACTCCAAGATTTCTCAGAAGCTCTCTATCTATATAAAAATTGCAAAGATGAAACCGATTTAAGAAGAGTTTTAATCCCAATGGAATATGCGACCTGCGGTATGCCTAAAATAGTCATAGAAGATAATGCAGTAAACGCTATAGCTTATGGTGCACAACTTGCAGTACCGGGTATAGTAGCTTATCAAAACTTTAACAAAAATGAGACAGTCGCATTGTTAACTCTTAAAGGTGAACTAGTAGCAATAGGAACTGCTGTAATGAACAGTAAAGATTTAGCAAATGCTAAAAAAGGAATTGTGGCTAATTTAAGCAGAGTTTTTATGCAAAGAGATATATATCCAAAAGCATGGAAAAAGCATGAAAGATGA
- a CDS encoding class I SAM-dependent methyltransferase, giving the protein MKDEYVISEVINGIPLTLVSSSGVFSKKELDLGTKVLLENIKLPESGVVADVGCGYGTIGIYLALKNPNLKIYMVDINYIALKLAQKNAKINGVHDRTIIMKSDIFDEIPLEVKFSAIYSNPPLSKGVNFLKKLESQSFDRLVKNGWIQLVVYKGEANVQKIFGQRFRIESVKRKKGYSVITIVKD; this is encoded by the coding sequence ATGAAAGATGAGTACGTCATATCCGAAGTTATCAACGGAATACCTCTTACGTTGGTTTCTTCGTCTGGGGTATTCTCAAAGAAAGAGCTAGATTTAGGAACGAAAGTCCTACTAGAAAATATAAAATTGCCAGAAAGTGGAGTAGTAGCTGATGTTGGTTGTGGCTATGGTACTATAGGAATTTATTTAGCGCTAAAAAATCCTAATCTAAAAATTTACATGGTCGATATAAATTATATAGCCTTAAAATTAGCACAAAAAAATGCAAAAATTAATGGAGTTCACGACAGAACTATAATAATGAAATCCGATATCTTCGACGAGATACCATTAGAAGTGAAGTTTAGTGCCATCTACTCTAATCCGCCTCTATCTAAAGGTGTTAATTTCTTAAAAAAACTGGAGTCACAATCATTTGATAGGTTAGTTAAGAATGGATGGATCCAATTAGTAGTATATAAAGGAGAGGCTAATGTACAGAAGATATTTGGCCAAAGATTTAGGATTGAATCCGTAAAGAGAAAAAAGGGTTACTCCGTGATCACAATAGTTAAAGATTAA